One window of Acetomicrobium thermoterrenum DSM 13490 genomic DNA carries:
- a CDS encoding biotin/lipoyl-containing protein has translation MQKKYKIIINGREYEVVVEELEGSVGANYSQNFAPLPQVSPAQVPMQQAAPAPMPAPQAPAPSKPAPAPKPSPAAPAPSAGGTVVSAPMPGKILKVLVQPGAQVKNGQNIMVLEAMKMENEILAPSDGVVREVKVKEGDNVNTGDTLAVIV, from the coding sequence ATGCAGAAAAAATACAAGATAATTATAAACGGCAGAGAATACGAGGTGGTAGTTGAAGAACTCGAAGGATCGGTCGGCGCAAATTATTCTCAAAATTTTGCACCCCTTCCGCAGGTTTCACCTGCTCAGGTTCCCATGCAGCAGGCTGCTCCCGCACCCATGCCTGCTCCCCAGGCGCCGGCCCCGAGCAAGCCGGCTCCTGCTCCCAAGCCCTCCCCTGCGGCTCCTGCGCCTTCCGCAGGCGGAACGGTCGTATCGGCGCCGATGCCGGGTAAAATACTGAAAGTTCTCGTTCAACCGGGCGCTCAGGTCAAAAATGGCCAGAACATAATGGTCTTGGAAGCCATGAAGATGGAAAATGAGATTTTGGCCCCCTCGGACGGCGTGGTCAGGGAAGTGAAAGTCAAAGAAGGTGACAACGTAAACACCGGCGATACGCTGGCCGTCATCGTATAG